One Actinospica robiniae DSM 44927 genomic region harbors:
- the pstB gene encoding phosphate ABC transporter ATP-binding protein PstB yields MAKRIDVSGLSAYYGSVRAIEDISLTVEPRTVTAFIGPSGCGKSTVLRTLNRMHEVIPGTRVEGKVMLDDVDLYGSNIDPVAVRRTIGMVFQRPNPFPTMSIYENVAAGLRLNGMRGKGDLDGVVEHSLRGANLWNEVKDRLNKPGMGLSGGQQQRLCIARAIAVSPDVLLMDEPCSALDPISTLAIEDLIAQLKNEYTIVIVTHNMQQAARVSDRTAFFNIAGTGEPGKLIEIDETPRIFANPSQRATEDYITGRFG; encoded by the coding sequence ATGGCCAAGCGAATCGACGTCTCCGGACTGTCGGCGTACTACGGCTCGGTGCGGGCGATCGAGGACATCAGCCTGACCGTGGAGCCGCGTACGGTGACCGCCTTCATCGGGCCGTCCGGCTGCGGCAAGTCCACCGTGCTGCGCACCCTCAACCGGATGCACGAGGTCATACCGGGCACCCGGGTCGAGGGCAAGGTGATGCTCGACGACGTGGACCTCTACGGCTCGAACATCGACCCGGTCGCGGTGCGGCGCACCATCGGCATGGTCTTCCAGCGGCCCAACCCGTTCCCGACCATGTCCATCTACGAGAACGTGGCGGCCGGCCTGCGGCTCAACGGGATGCGCGGCAAGGGCGACCTCGACGGCGTGGTGGAGCACTCGCTGCGCGGCGCGAACCTGTGGAACGAGGTCAAGGACCGGCTGAACAAGCCGGGGATGGGCCTGTCCGGCGGACAGCAGCAGCGGCTGTGCATCGCCCGGGCCATCGCCGTCTCGCCGGACGTGCTGCTGATGGACGAGCCCTGCTCGGCGCTCGACCCCATCTCCACCCTCGCCATCGAGGACCTGATCGCGCAGCTGAAGAACGAGTACACGATCGTCATCGTGACGCACAACATGCAGCAGGCGGCGCGCGTCTCGGACCGCACCGCGTTCTTCAACATCGCCGGGACCGGCGAGCCGGGCAAGCTGATCGAGATCGACGAGACGCCGCGGATCTTCGCCAACCCGTCGCAGCGCGCCACCGAGGACTACATCACCGGCCGCTTCGGTTAG
- a CDS encoding inorganic phosphate transporter, producing the protein MQNFGLILVVLVALGFAYTNGFHDSANAIATSVSTRALTPRVALLMAAVMNLFGAWLGLQLGGGVAKAVTSGIISPPPNGPQGMVIVFSLLAGAISWNLVTWYFGLPSSSTHSLIGGMVGAGLASGLTVHWGGLWDKVILPMLISPVVGFLLAFALMVGILWAFRHAHPRKVTRGFRMAQTVSAAGMALGHGIQDAQKSMGVVMLALIAGGHATSSSPVPAWVLWVAGLSISAGTASGGWRVMRTLGRRVIELDPPRGFAAETVASLVLYFTAFVYPAPVSTTHIITGSIMGVGATKRKTAVRWGVARSIVFAWILTIPAAAICAAIFYWPTNAIFS; encoded by the coding sequence GTGCAGAACTTCGGCCTCATCCTGGTCGTCTTGGTCGCGCTGGGCTTCGCCTACACGAACGGCTTCCACGACTCGGCCAACGCGATCGCCACCTCGGTCTCCACCCGCGCGCTCACTCCGCGGGTGGCGCTGTTGATGGCCGCGGTGATGAACCTGTTCGGCGCCTGGCTCGGACTGCAGCTCGGCGGCGGCGTGGCCAAGGCGGTGACCAGCGGCATCATCAGCCCGCCGCCGAACGGCCCGCAAGGCATGGTGATCGTCTTCTCGCTGCTGGCCGGGGCCATCTCCTGGAACCTGGTCACCTGGTACTTCGGCCTGCCCTCCTCCAGCACGCATTCGCTGATCGGCGGCATGGTGGGCGCGGGCCTGGCCTCGGGCCTGACCGTGCACTGGGGCGGGCTGTGGGACAAGGTCATCCTGCCGATGCTGATCTCCCCGGTGGTCGGCTTCCTGCTGGCCTTCGCGCTGATGGTCGGGATCCTCTGGGCCTTCCGCCACGCGCACCCGCGCAAGGTCACCCGCGGCTTCCGGATGGCGCAGACCGTCTCGGCGGCCGGCATGGCGCTCGGCCACGGCATCCAGGACGCGCAGAAGTCCATGGGCGTGGTCATGCTGGCGCTGATCGCCGGCGGTCACGCCACCAGTTCCTCGCCGGTGCCGGCCTGGGTGCTGTGGGTGGCCGGCCTGTCCATCTCCGCGGGTACCGCGTCCGGCGGCTGGCGGGTCATGCGCACGCTGGGCCGCCGGGTGATCGAGCTCGACCCGCCGCGCGGCTTCGCCGCCGAGACGGTCGCCTCGCTGGTGCTCTACTTCACCGCGTTCGTCTACCCGGCCCCGGTCTCCACGACCCACATCATCACCGGCTCGATCATGGGCGTCGGCGCGACCAAGCGGAAGACCGCGGTGCGCTGGGGCGTGGCCCGCAGCATCGTGTTCGCCTGGATCCTGACCATCCCGGCCGCGGCGATCTGCGCCGCGATCTTCTACTGGCCGACCAACGCGATCTTCAGCTGA
- a CDS encoding DUF47 domain-containing protein yields MRLRLTPKETSFYDLFAKAADNLVVGAGLLTELLGADKAERTAIAERMRDAEHASDEITHTIYRQLNSSFITPFDREDIYMLASLLDDVMDEMDAAADLVSLYQIDVLPQGVSDQVDVLVRAADLTAEAMPRLRTMKDLRDYWIEVNRLENQADQVYRKLLAHLFSGEYDAITVLKLKEVVDTLEQAADGFEHVANTVETITVKES; encoded by the coding sequence GTGCGCCTGCGTCTGACTCCGAAGGAGACGAGCTTCTACGACCTGTTCGCCAAGGCGGCGGACAACCTCGTCGTAGGAGCGGGTCTGCTGACCGAACTGCTGGGCGCCGACAAGGCGGAGAGAACCGCCATCGCCGAGCGGATGCGCGATGCCGAGCACGCCTCGGACGAGATCACCCACACCATCTACCGGCAGCTGAACTCCAGCTTCATCACCCCGTTCGACCGCGAGGACATCTACATGCTCGCGAGCCTGCTCGACGACGTGATGGACGAGATGGACGCGGCCGCCGACCTGGTCTCGCTCTACCAGATCGACGTCCTGCCGCAGGGGGTCTCCGACCAGGTCGACGTGCTGGTGCGGGCGGCGGACCTGACCGCCGAGGCGATGCCGCGGCTGCGCACCATGAAGGACCTGCGGGACTACTGGATCGAGGTCAACCGGCTGGAGAACCAGGCCGACCAGGTCTACCGCAAGCTGCTGGCCCACCTCTTCTCCGGCGAGTACGACGCGATCACCGTGCTCAAGCTCAAGGAGGTCGTCGACACCCTCGAGCAGGCCGCCGACGGCTTCGAGCACGTGGCCAACACGGTCGAGACCATCACGGTCAAGGAGTCCTGA
- a CDS encoding NAD-dependent epimerase/dehydratase family protein has protein sequence MRVFVAGATGVLGTSAVRALVASGHKVSGIARGGPKSEALAAAGAGPVQADLFDPASLRQAVAGHDVVVNLATRIPPPTKAARAGAWRENDRVRELASRNLAEAAAAEGVLRLVQEAVSFVYEDGGAEWITEGRAVRPNAFSASSITATDNAMGFADAYRFAVALRFGLFYGEDPVTRWTLERVRKGKPVLLGSPDGYISPIAVPDAGAAVVAALAAPSGVYNVSGAPLTRAEWAAELGRAAGAGDARFYSPLAMKLLGRRVEPFTRSQRICSDAFYNATGWRAKTSVADGLAAVSG, from the coding sequence ATGCGGGTCTTCGTCGCCGGCGCAACCGGCGTGCTCGGCACCTCGGCCGTGCGGGCTCTGGTCGCGAGCGGTCACAAGGTCAGCGGGATCGCCCGCGGCGGTCCGAAGAGCGAGGCCCTCGCGGCGGCCGGGGCCGGTCCGGTGCAGGCGGACCTGTTCGACCCGGCCTCGCTGCGCCAGGCCGTCGCCGGGCACGACGTCGTGGTCAACCTGGCGACCCGGATCCCGCCGCCGACCAAGGCGGCCCGGGCCGGCGCGTGGCGGGAGAACGACCGGGTGCGCGAGCTCGCCAGCCGGAACCTGGCCGAGGCCGCGGCCGCGGAGGGCGTGCTGCGCCTGGTCCAGGAGGCGGTGTCGTTCGTCTACGAGGACGGCGGCGCGGAGTGGATCACCGAGGGGCGGGCGGTGCGGCCCAACGCCTTCTCCGCCTCCTCGATCACGGCCACGGACAACGCCATGGGCTTCGCCGACGCCTACCGGTTCGCCGTGGCGCTGCGCTTCGGCCTGTTCTACGGCGAGGATCCGGTCACCCGCTGGACCCTCGAGCGCGTGCGCAAGGGCAAGCCGGTGCTGCTCGGCTCGCCGGACGGGTACATCTCCCCGATCGCGGTGCCGGACGCCGGAGCGGCCGTGGTGGCCGCGTTGGCCGCGCCGTCAGGGGTCTACAACGTCTCCGGGGCTCCGCTCACCAGGGCCGAGTGGGCCGCGGAACTGGGCCGGGCCGCCGGCGCCGGCGACGCCCGCTTCTACTCCCCGCTCGCCATGAAGCTGCTCGGCCGCCGGGTGGAGCCGTTCACCCGGTCCCAGCGCATCTGCTCGGACGCGTTCTACAACGCCACCGGCTGGCGGGCGAAGACCTCGGTGGCCGACGGGCTCGCGGCCGTCTCGGGCTGA
- a CDS encoding NlpC/P60 family protein, producing MLRPAPPRALRLGNKWIWLGAGALLTPFVIVAGVTAVALGMSSSVTAQVQQSLQPGTVPTAYVGLIEQAATTCSTLSAPLLAAQFYQESGFNPKAVSSTGAMGITQFEPGTWTTWASPNDGDGKENPYNPADEIPAAGRYDCALARQLTKIPGDPVSNMLAAYNAGPGAVIDADGIPHIEQTENYVKNIKALEKAFAAPTGTVAVSAVAVEAIKFAYDRLGTPYLYGGTGTAAENGEFDCSGLTQAAYASAGVTLPRVAAEQWYAGPHVPRDQLQPGDLVFFATNTSDPSTIEHVGIYVGGGAMIDSPHTGSVIRFDPIEGFNPSYIGAVRPYATVPQWPVATGLATPSASAGG from the coding sequence ATGCTGCGCCCAGCGCCGCCGCGGGCCCTGCGCCTGGGCAACAAGTGGATCTGGCTGGGCGCCGGAGCCCTGCTCACGCCCTTCGTGATCGTGGCCGGCGTCACCGCCGTGGCCCTCGGCATGAGCAGCTCGGTGACCGCGCAAGTCCAGCAGTCGCTGCAGCCCGGCACCGTGCCCACCGCGTACGTCGGCCTGATCGAGCAGGCCGCCACCACCTGCTCCACCCTGAGCGCGCCGCTGCTGGCCGCGCAGTTCTACCAGGAGAGCGGGTTCAACCCGAAGGCCGTCTCCTCCACCGGAGCCATGGGCATCACCCAGTTCGAGCCGGGCACCTGGACCACCTGGGCCTCGCCGAACGACGGCGACGGCAAGGAGAACCCGTACAACCCCGCCGACGAGATCCCCGCGGCCGGCCGCTACGACTGCGCGCTGGCCCGGCAGCTGACGAAGATCCCCGGGGATCCGGTCTCGAACATGCTCGCGGCCTACAACGCCGGCCCCGGCGCGGTGATCGACGCCGACGGGATCCCGCACATCGAGCAGACCGAGAACTACGTCAAGAACATCAAAGCTCTGGAGAAGGCCTTCGCCGCACCCACCGGCACGGTCGCGGTCAGCGCGGTCGCGGTGGAGGCGATCAAGTTCGCCTACGACCGGCTCGGCACGCCGTACCTCTACGGCGGCACCGGCACGGCCGCGGAGAACGGCGAGTTCGACTGCTCCGGGCTGACCCAGGCCGCGTACGCGAGCGCCGGGGTGACCCTGCCGCGCGTCGCCGCCGAGCAGTGGTACGCCGGCCCGCACGTGCCCAGGGACCAGCTGCAGCCGGGCGACCTGGTCTTCTTCGCCACGAACACCAGCGATCCGAGCACCATCGAGCACGTCGGGATCTACGTGGGCGGCGGCGCGATGATCGACTCGCCGCACACCGGCTCGGTGATCCGGTTCGACCCGATCGAGGGGTTCAACCCCAGCTACATCGGCGCCGTCCGGCCCTACGCGACCGTGCCGCAGTGGCCGGTGGCCACCGGCCTGGCCACGCCCTCGGCGTCGGCCGGCGGCTGA
- a CDS encoding SCO6880 family protein codes for MSTEGYERRRSFLIGKAKPNAIVGRNRETGELAVLATGLVLAMVSGFAVPTLPLKILAILGCPVLAGAAVFAPYRKRTFYRWFEIERSYRRLLRGGGSYASPADVAGTTLAGLELPVPTPPGVGQVRWLTARFGPDPLAVLMHLDRGTITCTIEIEGPGVGSRDAEDQEALVDRYGTLLRHVANGDGFVTRVQMLARTLPADPDAHAKDVARRGDPEALPWIRESYAQLLSMVSTSSEQHRTYLTACMSYTRELAAEARVMSGGHDLDHGICVVMVRELTDICARLADADIKVRRPLDVPALSSLIHSMFDPEHPIDHTEGMAERDAWPAEFDASAPLFLRAKTRESISLEPWCHATAWIREWPLTPVAVNFLAPLLVHTPDVIRTVAVTMDLEPTEVAIERMLTERVNVDAEAHRQAKLGRVDDPRERAHSSRVDLRGEDLAGGAAGVNLVGYLTVSARSPEALSRDKRTIRASAGKSFLKLEWCDREQHRAFVNTLPFATGVRR; via the coding sequence GTGAGTACCGAGGGCTATGAGCGTCGGCGCTCCTTCCTGATCGGGAAGGCCAAGCCGAACGCCATCGTCGGGCGCAACCGGGAGACCGGCGAGCTCGCCGTGCTGGCGACCGGCCTGGTGCTGGCCATGGTCAGCGGCTTCGCGGTGCCGACGCTGCCGCTGAAGATACTGGCCATCCTCGGCTGCCCGGTGCTGGCCGGCGCGGCCGTGTTCGCGCCGTACCGCAAGCGCACCTTCTACCGCTGGTTCGAGATCGAACGCTCCTATCGCCGGCTGCTGCGCGGCGGCGGCTCCTACGCCTCGCCCGCGGACGTCGCCGGCACCACGCTGGCCGGGCTCGAGCTGCCGGTGCCCACTCCGCCCGGGGTGGGCCAGGTGCGCTGGCTCACCGCGCGCTTCGGCCCGGACCCGCTGGCCGTGCTGATGCACCTGGACCGGGGCACGATCACCTGCACCATCGAGATCGAGGGCCCGGGCGTGGGCTCGCGCGACGCCGAGGACCAGGAGGCGCTGGTCGACCGGTACGGCACGCTGCTGCGCCACGTGGCCAACGGCGACGGCTTCGTGACGCGGGTTCAGATGCTCGCGCGCACCCTGCCCGCCGACCCGGACGCGCACGCCAAGGACGTGGCCCGGCGCGGCGATCCGGAGGCCCTGCCGTGGATCCGCGAGTCCTACGCGCAGCTGCTCTCGATGGTCTCCACCTCCAGCGAGCAGCACCGCACCTACCTGACCGCCTGCATGTCCTACACCCGGGAGCTGGCCGCCGAGGCCCGGGTGATGTCCGGCGGCCACGACCTCGACCACGGCATCTGCGTGGTGATGGTGCGTGAGCTGACCGACATCTGCGCCCGGCTCGCCGACGCCGACATAAAGGTGCGCCGTCCGCTCGACGTGCCCGCGCTCTCCTCGCTGATCCACTCCATGTTCGATCCGGAGCACCCGATCGACCACACCGAGGGCATGGCCGAGCGGGACGCCTGGCCGGCCGAGTTCGACGCCTCGGCCCCGCTGTTCCTGCGCGCCAAGACCCGCGAGTCGATCAGCCTCGAGCCCTGGTGCCACGCCACCGCCTGGATCCGGGAGTGGCCGCTGACCCCGGTCGCGGTCAACTTCCTGGCGCCGCTGCTGGTGCACACCCCGGACGTGATCCGCACGGTCGCGGTGACGATGGACCTGGAGCCGACCGAGGTGGCCATCGAGCGGATGCTGACCGAGCGGGTCAACGTGGACGCCGAGGCGCACCGGCAGGCCAAGCTGGGCCGGGTGGACGACCCGCGGGAGCGGGCCCACTCCAGCCGGGTGGACCTGCGCGGCGAGGACCTCGCCGGCGGCGCGGCCGGGGTGAACCTGGTCGGCTACCTGACCGTCTCCGCGCGCTCGCCGGAGGCGCTGTCGCGGGACAAGCGCACCATCCGCGCCTCGGCCGGCAAGAGCTTCCTCAAGCTGGAGTGGTGCGACCGCGAGCAGCACCGCGCGTTCGTCAACACCCTGCCGTTCGCGACCGGAGTCAGGCGCTGA
- a CDS encoding ATP-binding protein: MGDLITDTFATALFGRRETQRIPVRTSTNQAEAIYLPTAAPGLGDSGVIIGREVYSGKGYVYDPFQLYGQQLPAPHWLVLGESGNGKSALEKTYVLRQLRFRDRQVVVLDAQGEDGVGEWNLIAQALGVRPVRLDPHARGGQGVRLNPLDPAITSTGQLALLRTIVEVALARPLDERSGYALKAAHATIRADALRAAVQPILHDVVDALREPVVSAAEEMNIELDDLREWGLDVALVLDRLVDGDLAGMFDGPTTDGIDLDSPLIVFDLSTIDRNSIAMPILMAIVGVWLEHSWLRPDRRKRIFLVEEAWHIINEPSVAQLFQRLLKFGRRLGLSFVAVVHHLSDVVDGAAAKEASAILKMASTRTIYMQKSDEARATGKVLGLPRWAVEIIPTLSPGIAVWDVNGDVQVVKHIITELEKPLVFTDRAMTESSAEHNEGLGRFEHEEAGADASSPLGPQYAPPLAAAAPAPAIEPLVPSARALPPTRAVPGGGSGPAAVPPRPPVTPVQPTGPLGPVGLPPVPAPARPEPAPLPPTLRQAVAAPKPPTEDPDLTALAAAVFGPRAHTPSHPRTPRRPES, translated from the coding sequence ATCGGCGATCTGATCACCGACACCTTCGCGACGGCGCTGTTCGGCCGGCGCGAGACGCAGCGCATCCCGGTGCGCACCTCGACCAACCAGGCCGAGGCCATCTACCTGCCGACCGCGGCGCCGGGCCTGGGCGACTCCGGGGTGATCATCGGGCGCGAGGTCTACAGCGGCAAGGGCTACGTCTACGACCCCTTCCAGCTCTACGGCCAGCAGCTGCCGGCCCCGCACTGGCTGGTGCTCGGCGAGTCCGGCAACGGCAAGTCGGCGCTGGAGAAGACCTACGTGCTGCGGCAGCTGCGCTTCCGGGACCGCCAGGTGGTGGTGCTCGACGCGCAGGGCGAGGACGGCGTGGGCGAGTGGAACCTGATCGCCCAGGCGCTCGGCGTCCGGCCGGTGCGCCTCGACCCGCACGCGCGCGGCGGCCAGGGCGTGCGGCTCAACCCGCTGGACCCGGCGATCACCAGCACCGGCCAGCTCGCGCTGCTGCGCACCATCGTCGAGGTCGCCCTCGCCCGTCCGCTGGACGAGCGCTCCGGCTACGCGCTCAAGGCCGCGCACGCCACGATCCGCGCGGACGCGCTGCGGGCGGCGGTCCAGCCGATCCTGCACGACGTGGTCGACGCGCTGCGCGAGCCGGTGGTCTCGGCTGCTGAGGAGATGAACATCGAGCTCGACGACCTGCGCGAGTGGGGCCTGGACGTGGCCCTGGTGCTCGACCGGCTGGTCGACGGCGACCTGGCCGGGATGTTCGACGGGCCGACCACCGACGGCATCGACCTGGACTCGCCGCTGATCGTCTTCGACCTGTCCACGATCGACCGCAACTCGATCGCCATGCCGATCCTGATGGCCATCGTCGGGGTCTGGCTCGAGCACTCCTGGCTGCGGCCGGACCGGCGCAAGCGGATCTTCCTGGTGGAAGAGGCCTGGCACATCATCAACGAGCCGTCGGTGGCGCAGCTGTTCCAGCGGCTGCTGAAGTTCGGCCGGCGGCTCGGCCTGTCCTTCGTCGCGGTGGTCCACCACCTGTCCGACGTGGTGGACGGCGCGGCGGCGAAGGAGGCCTCGGCGATCCTCAAGATGGCCTCCACCCGCACGATCTACATGCAGAAGTCGGACGAGGCCAGGGCCACCGGGAAGGTGCTCGGCCTGCCGCGGTGGGCGGTGGAGATCATCCCGACGCTCTCGCCCGGCATCGCGGTCTGGGACGTGAACGGCGACGTGCAGGTGGTCAAGCACATCATCACCGAGCTCGAGAAGCCGCTGGTGTTCACCGACCGCGCGATGACGGAGAGCTCGGCCGAGCACAATGAGGGGCTGGGGCGGTTCGAGCACGAGGAGGCCGGCGCGGACGCGTCGAGCCCGCTCGGTCCGCAGTACGCGCCGCCGCTGGCCGCCGCCGCGCCGGCGCCCGCGATCGAGCCGCTGGTGCCCTCGGCCAGAGCCCTGCCGCCGACGCGGGCCGTGCCAGGCGGAGGCTCGGGGCCGGCTGCGGTCCCGCCACGGCCGCCCGTGACACCCGTGCAGCCCACCGGCCCGCTGGGCCCGGTAGGCCTGCCCCCGGTGCCCGCGCCGGCCCGGCCCGAGCCCGCTCCGCTGCCGCCGACGCTCCGTCAGGCCGTCGCGGCGCCGAAGCCGCCCACGGAGGACCCGGACCTGACCGCCTTGGCCGCCGCGGTGTTCGGGCCGCGCGCGCACACGCCCAGCCACCCCAGGACGCCGCGGCGGCCGGAGAGCTGA
- a CDS encoding NUDIX hydrolase — protein sequence MAVNMIDSGRIKAAGALLWRDGPDGPEIAVIHRERYDDWSLPKGKFEPGEHALVTALREVQEETGHRVVLGRRLPNIEYPVLGRPKRVRFWAGHSADAVEFTANDEVDALDWLAPAAALDRLTRPLDRGVLEAFLRGPAHTFPVILQRHGKAEHRGPDYPDDLLRPLASHGQEQAVTLAELLSAYGRLRVISSPAVRCVATIRPYAEFRALEIEIDAALTEQAYVHAPRAVVSWLRDLTAHQEGVVVCTHGPVLDELIAAVLHGPGFGGSTRLEDGPTLNGKPWDPATADQWANESIPTGGAWVLHFALDPEAPGLVAVDKLKP from the coding sequence GTGGCGGTGAACATGATCGACTCCGGGCGGATCAAGGCGGCGGGGGCCCTGCTGTGGCGGGACGGCCCGGACGGGCCCGAGATCGCCGTGATCCACCGTGAGCGCTACGACGACTGGTCGCTGCCCAAGGGCAAGTTCGAGCCGGGCGAGCACGCGCTGGTCACCGCGCTGCGCGAGGTGCAGGAGGAGACCGGGCACCGGGTCGTGCTGGGCCGGCGGCTGCCGAACATCGAGTATCCGGTGCTCGGCCGGCCCAAGCGGGTGCGCTTCTGGGCCGGGCACAGCGCGGACGCGGTCGAGTTCACGGCGAACGACGAGGTGGACGCGCTGGACTGGCTCGCCCCGGCGGCGGCGCTGGACCGGCTGACCAGGCCGCTGGACCGCGGCGTGCTCGAGGCGTTCCTGCGCGGTCCGGCGCACACCTTCCCGGTGATCCTGCAGCGGCACGGGAAGGCCGAGCACCGCGGCCCCGACTATCCCGACGACCTGCTCCGGCCGCTCGCCTCGCATGGGCAGGAGCAGGCCGTGACGCTCGCGGAGCTGCTCTCGGCCTACGGCCGGCTGCGGGTGATCAGCTCCCCGGCCGTGCGCTGTGTGGCGACGATCCGGCCGTACGCCGAGTTCCGGGCGTTGGAGATCGAGATCGACGCCGCGCTCACCGAGCAGGCGTACGTACACGCGCCGCGCGCCGTGGTCAGCTGGCTGCGGGATCTGACGGCGCATCAGGAGGGCGTGGTCGTGTGCACCCACGGCCCGGTGCTCGACGAGCTGATCGCGGCCGTGCTGCACGGCCCGGGCTTCGGCGGCAGCACCCGTCTCGAGGACGGCCCGACGCTCAACGGCAAGCCCTGGGACCCGGCCACGGCGGATCAGTGGGCGAACGAGTCCATCCCGACCGGCGGGGCCTGGGTGCTGCACTTCGCGCTGGACCCCGAGGCTCCCGGCCTGGTGGCCGTGGACAAGCTCAAGCCCTGA
- a CDS encoding CHAD domain-containing protein, translated as MDPTAGEVLRAYLAEQSNAFLAQLPRLRQDKPEAAHKVRVACRRTRSVLRTFRPVLDKAWADGLSAQIAALTDVIAPERDIEVVRERLLGALERFGTQDPGVLRAHTLLDRMLGRDYATAHDATLATLAGPGFHALADRIALAPQTVLSAEGALGRPAEQVLPPLVRAEFAHVVRRAAAVDPAGEDEPWHRLRISAKRARYAAEVCVPVIGIPAEAFAAQLTRLTEELGMQQDAAVAGEVVLRAAQSPRIATSTGFVLGRLLGECRAEIARSRRTFPELWSGATAPSYRAWFAEEVR; from the coding sequence ATGGATCCGACTGCCGGCGAGGTTCTGCGCGCCTATCTGGCCGAGCAGAGCAACGCCTTCCTGGCCCAGCTTCCCCGGCTGCGCCAGGACAAGCCGGAGGCCGCGCACAAGGTGCGGGTGGCCTGCCGGCGCACCCGCTCGGTGCTGCGCACCTTCCGGCCGGTGCTGGACAAGGCCTGGGCGGACGGGCTGAGCGCGCAGATCGCCGCGCTCACCGACGTGATCGCGCCGGAGCGGGACATCGAGGTGGTGCGCGAGCGGCTGCTCGGCGCGCTCGAACGCTTCGGCACCCAGGACCCCGGCGTGCTGCGCGCGCACACCCTGCTGGACCGGATGCTCGGCCGCGACTACGCGACAGCGCACGACGCGACCCTGGCGACGCTGGCCGGGCCCGGCTTCCACGCCCTGGCCGACCGGATCGCGCTGGCTCCGCAGACGGTGCTCTCGGCCGAGGGCGCGCTGGGCCGGCCGGCCGAGCAGGTGCTGCCGCCGCTGGTGCGGGCCGAGTTCGCGCACGTGGTGCGGCGGGCCGCGGCCGTCGACCCGGCGGGCGAGGACGAGCCCTGGCACCGGCTGCGGATCTCGGCCAAGCGGGCCAGGTACGCCGCGGAGGTGTGCGTCCCGGTGATCGGCATCCCGGCCGAGGCCTTCGCCGCGCAGCTGACCAGGCTGACCGAGGAGCTCGGCATGCAGCAGGACGCCGCGGTGGCCGGCGAGGTGGTGCTGCGGGCCGCGCAGTCCCCGCGGATCGCGACCAGCACCGGCTTCGTGCTCGGCCGGCTGCTCGGCGAGTGCCGGGCCGAGATCGCCCGGTCCCGGCGCACCTTCCCGGAACTGTGGTCCGGAGCCACGGCACCGTCGTACCGCGCCTGGTTCGCCGAGGAAGTACGCTGA